A stretch of DNA from Terriglobales bacterium:
GCTGCTTGCTGGTGGTGTCGTTGAACTCCTTGACGACGTCGTCGAGCTCGCGGCTGAGGGCGTCGGCGCGCGCGACCTGGGAATCGGTCGGGCGGCCTTCGTAGCTGTTGACGTCGCCGTAGAGTCCGCCGAGGTACTCGCGCAGGCGCTCCTCGCCGGTGATGGCGCCGCCTTCCTTGGTGGCGACGATCTTGCCGCGGATCTTGTCTTCGGCGGCGGCGAAGGCAGCGAGCTGCTTGCGGAGCTTGTCGTTGGCGGGGAGCCTGGCGGCGGCGGCCTGCGCCTGGTCGCGCACGCCGAGGATGGCGGCGACCGCCCAGCTCATGTGGTTGAGGCGCGCGCCCAGCTTCTGCACGAGGTCGAACTGCGCCTTGCGGTCATCGGCGGTGTACTTGGCGCGCGGGTCGAGCACGACGTTGAGCTGCGTGGTGTAGGTCTGGTCGCCCTTGGTCATCTTGACGGTGTAGGCGCCGGGGAGGACGCGCGGCCCGTTGAAGGTGCCGTACATGGCGGTGGCGGCGGGCGGCACGGTGGGAGCGGGCAGGCGCATGGACCAGCGCGCGGTGTTGACGCCGCGCTTCTTGCTGGGCGCGACGGTGTCGATGAGCTTGCCGTCGGCGGAGAAGATCTCGATCTTCAGGTCGCCGAAGATGTGGCGGCTGCGCTGATAGAACGGGATGCTGGCGGCGTCGGGACGCGGCGGACCGGAGAAGGAGTTGGAGCCTTCGGGCCATCCGCCGAACGCGGGGAGGTACTGCACGGCGGGCGGCGCGGGCAGGAAGCCGGCCTGCTGCTGCATGTTCTCGGGGGTGAGGGCGCGCCAGGGCGCGATGTTGTCGATGATCCAGATGCCGCGGCCGTGGGTGCCGAGGACGAGGTCGGAGGTGCGGGGGTGGACGACGAGGTCGCGCACGGCGACGTTGGGGAAGTTCGAGCCCTTGTACTGCGCCCAGTGCGCGCCGGAGTCGATGGAGACCCAGAGGCCGAACTCGGTGCCGAGATAGAGCAGGCTGGGATCCTTGAGGTCCTGCTTGATGACGTGGGCGTAGCCGCGGACGCCGGCGAGGTCGAACATCTTCCAGGTCTGGCCGAGGTCGGTGGTCATGCCGGCGTGGGGAGCCATGTCGCCCTGCATGTGGTAGTCGAAGGCGGCGAAGGCGGTGTTCTCGTCGAACTCGCTCGCCTGGACCCAGGAGGTGATGGGGGCCTTGGCGGGCAGCTTGAGGTTGGCGGTGACGTTGGTCCAGTTCTTGCCGGCGTCGCGGGTGACCTGGACGTTGCCGTCGTCGGTGCCGACCCAGATGATGTGCGCGTTCTTGGGCGACTCGGAGATGGCGTAGACGGTGGTGTTCATCTCGGCGGCGGAGTTGTCGATGGTGACGCCGCCGGATTCTTCCTGCTTCTGCTTCTCGGGATCGTTGGTGGTGAGATCGGGCGAGATGCGCTCCCAGGATTGTCCCTGGTTGGTGGAGCGGAAGAGGAACTGGCAGCCGAAGTAGAGCGTGTTCTTGTCGCTGGGGCTGACCTGGATGGGCGTGTTCCAGTTGCAGCGGAGCTTCTTCTCGCCGTAGTCGGGATAAGGCTTGATGGCGCGGGCCTCGTGGGTCCAGCGGTTGACGCGGCCGATCTCGCCGCCCTGGGCCTCGGCGTAGATGTAGCTGGAGTCGGCGGGGTCTTCCCACATCCAGAAGCCGTCGCCGCCGAACATGTTCTCCCAGCGGGCGTTGCTGACGCCGTCGGGGTAGGAGGAGTCGCCGACCCAGGAGCTGTTGTCCTGGAGGCCGCCGTAGACGTGGTAGGGATCGGCGTTGTCGACGCTGACATGGTAGAACTGCGAAAGGGGCAGGTTGGCCATGTGCTCCCAGCGATTGCCGCCGTCCATGGAGCGCCAGAGACCGCCGTCGTCGCCGGTGTAGATGATGTTGGTGTTGGAGGGATCGATCCAGACGTCGTGGAAGTCGCCGTGGGCGTCGTTGCCGACGGAGCTGAAGGCCTTGCCGCCGTTGGTGGAGAGCAGCAGCGGGCCGTCGACCTTGAAGACCTTGTTCTCATTCTTGGGATCGACGATGAGGTTGGCGAAGTAGAAGGGGCGCCAGACCATGTACTGGCTGGCGTCGCCCTTGGTCCAGGTCTTGCCGCCGTCGTCGGAGCGGAAGAGCGAGGACTGCTTGGACTCGATGAAGGCGTAGACGGTCTGGGGCTTGCCGGGAGCCTGGGTGACGGCGATGCGGCCGTAGGGTTTTTCGGGCATGCCGCCGGCGGAGATCTCGGTCCAGTGCTCGCCGCCGTCGGTGGACTTGAAGAGTCCGGAGCCGGGGCCGCCGGAGCGGAAAGTCCAGGCCTGGCGGCGGAAATCCCACATGGCGGCGTAGACGACGCCGGGCTCGGAAGCGACGGCGCTCAGCATGGCGCAGCCGCTGGAGGGATTGGCGCCGGCGAGGACCTTGCGCCAGGACTTGCCGCCGTCGGTGGTCTTGTAGACGCCGCGGTCGGGGCTGTCGCTCCAGAGCGCGCCGACGACGCAGGCGAGGACGGAGTCGGAGTCCTTGGGGTCGACGATGATCTTGGCGATGCGCTCGGAGGACTTGAGGCCGACGTTGGTCCAGTTCTCGCCGCCGTCGGTGGACTTGTAGATGCCGTCGCCGATGGAGACGGTGTTGCGCGTCCAGGGCTCGCCGGTGCCGACCCAGATGGTCTTGTGGTTGGAGGGGTCGATGGCGACGGCGCCGATGGATTGCACGGGCTGGTCGTCGAAGACGGGGCGGAAGCGGGAGCCGCCGTCGACCGACTTCCAGACGCCGCCGGAAGCGGCGCCGAGATAGATGGTGATGCGGCCGTTCTCGTCGACAGCGTCGAGGGCGGCGATGCGGCCGCTCATCATGGCGGAGCCGACGTTGCGAGCGGGCAGGCCGGAGATGGTGGCGGAGTCGTACTTCACGGTGGGCTGCTGGGCGAGCGCGAACGTCGCGAGGAGGATGACTGCCAGGATCAGTGCAAGAGCTTTCAGGTTCCGCATCGTCGTTTCCTCAGGGGCTAAAGCCCCGAAATCTTTTTGCGTTGCAACGCGGCCCTCAAGGGCCGCTCTTCCACCGCACGGCTGAAGCCGTGCCCTTTCTGTCCGCCCTCGGCTACGGCTTGGGCGGTTCGGCAGCGGGCGGCTTGGGCTTGTCCTTCTTCTTCTGCGAGGCGTCTACGGCCTTGGGAGCGGGCGGCGAGGGCGGGGCCGCGGGCATCTTGAACTGCGCGTCGTCGGCGGGGACGTTGGCTTCCATGGTGGACCACACGATGGTGGGCGCGTTGGAGAGGTCCTTGCGGCGGCCGGAGGACTGCACGAACGGGAAGTAGACGCCGTTGACCTGCTTGTAGGAGCCGTACTCGGTGTTGAGCTCGCGCACGCTGCCGCGGAGGAACTGCTGGCGCTCGGTGCGGAACTCGAGGAAGGTGTCGGGGTCGAGGTAGTAGTAGTAGATGTCGCCGTTCTTGAGGGTGACCTTGAGCTTGAGGGCATCGTCGCCGTCGACGGTGGTGTGGCCGAGGTACTCGACGGTGTTGCCCTTGGCCTTGGCGTCGACCAGGGGGCCGGAGATGAGGTCGGCGTCTTCGGAGATGTCGCGCAGGTCGTCTTCGCCGAGCAGCTCGGGATCGCGGCGTCCCTGGAAGGGATTGATCTGCCAGCCGGTCTGGCCGTCGAAGGCCTGGATCTGCGTCATGCCCTGAAGCGCGAACGTCTGGCGGAGTTGATTGGGCGCCTTGCCGAGGACGGTGACGTCGGCGGAGAAGCCGCTGGGCTCCTGATAGCGGCCGACCATCTTCAGGGTCTTGATGGCTTTGATCTTGTCTTCCCCGCCCTTGGCGGCGATGTTCTTGGCGACGAGCTCCTCGGCGGTCTGGCCGAAAGCAGCAAGGGAGAGACAGAGCAGGAACAGGATGGGGGGCAAGCGACGCATGATGGTCTCCTCAAGATTGCGCAAACAAACTAAAGAGTTGCGACGGGAACGGCAAGGGGCCGGAGAAAAAAATCGCTCAACCGGCGGCCCAGAGGCACACCAATCCGGAGGGTTGGACGGTGAGGAGAGCGAGGGGTTAGCGGGAAAGTGGTCAGTGGCCAGTGGTCAGTGGCCAGTGGTCAGTGCGCTCGCTCGGAATGAGAAGAGAAAAGCGCGGGCGGAAGGCCCGCGCTCCTGCCGGCTGAAGCCGGCGCTGCGTTGAGCCGGCGCTGCGCGGTTACAGATCGCCCTCCTGGAGAGGTTTCTCCGCTTTCTGCCAGGCGGACTTGTACTCGTTCATGACGAAGGAGGAATCGTAGTCCTTGCCCTGGCCCTTGAGGGCGAGAGCGAGGCCGAAGAGCGAGCGGCCGCTGCGACGGTTCTTGGCGAGGTCGTCGCGGAAGACCTGCTCGGCCTGCTGGTAGTCGTTGGCGCGCAGGAGGGCGGCGCCGAGCGACTCGCGGACCGAGTAATACCAGTCGGGCGGCTCGGAATAGGCGACCTTGTCGTACTCCACCAGCGCCTTCTTCCAGGCGTCGATGACGGCGGCGTTGACGCGGGCAGGGCCTGCCTTGGCTTCGGCGATGCGGGCGGCGAGCACGGCGTCGGCGACCTTGGCGACTTGCGCGGCGGTGTTGCCGACGGTCGAGACCATCATGTCGGGCGGGATGGCTTTGGCGTGCTCGACGAGGGCGGCGTGTTCTCCCTCGGCCGCGGCGATCTCCTGCTTGGCGGCGGCGGCGACGCCGCGGGCGTAGTGGTACATGGCGGTCTGGAAGTGGCGCGAGGCGGCGGGGGCGGGCAGCTTGAGGATGTCGTCCCAGCGGTGGAAGCGGGCGAGCACGAAGTAGCGCGTGGGCATGAAGCCCTCGAGCATGGGAACGGCGGCGACGTGCGCGTCCACGTTCTTCTCCAGGCGGCCGGTGGAGCGGAGCGCGGCGGCGAAGCGGCCGTCGGCGCCGTAAGCGGCGGCGAGGAAGTGGAGGTTGTGGCTGTAGTACATCAGGGTGTAGAGGCCGGGCTGTCCGACGCGCTTGAGGTAGGCGGCATCGGCAAGGGCGGCGGCTTCGTTCACCTTGGCGGCGTTGTCGAAGTCGCCCGTGCGGATGTAGATGTGCGCGGGCATGTGGACGAGGTGGCCGGACTGCGGGGCGAGGGCGCCCAGGCGATCGGCGCTGTTGAGGGCGCGTTCGGGCGACTCCGAAGCCTCGACCGCGTGGATGTAATAGTGGGCCGCGCCGATGTGGTTGGGATCGCGGCGCAGCACGCCCTCGAGCGTGGCGACGATCTCCTCGGTGCCGGGGGCGGGCTGGCCGTCGGGCGTCCAGAGCTTCCACGGGCGGAGCTGCATCATGCTCTCGGCGAACAGCGTGGCGGCGTCAAGGTCGTCGGGGTAGTCGTCTTTCAGGTCGCGCATGGCGTTGGCGAAGGCGAGGTCGAGCGCGTTGAGGTCGGCCTTCTTGTCGTTGGTGTAGCGCTTGGCGAGCGCCGCGATGTACGCCTGCTCCGACTTGGAGGCCTGGGGTGCGAGCTTGAGCGCCTGCTGGATGTGGTCGTAAGCCTGGAGCTCGCGCTCCCAGTCGACCGGCATGTTGTAGTTCGGGCCGACGGAGTAGGCGATGCCCCAGTGGGCCATGGCGAGGTTGGGATCGAGCTTGGCGGCCTGCGCGAAGGCCTTCTCGGCCTCGGCGTGGTTGAAGCCGTAGATGAGGTTGAGTCCCTGGTCGAAGAACTTCTGCGCCTCGGCGTTGGAAGTGGTGACCGGGTGGTGGACGCGGCCGAAGCCGGGCGCGAGCGTGGCGGCGGCGGGCTGGGCGGCCGCCTTCTTGGGCGCGCCATGGTCCATCTGGGCGGCGAGCGGCAGGACAACGACGAGAACGGTGACGGCAAGGGACAGCTTACGCATGGAGCCTCCTGGTGGAGTGACTGGGGCCGGAGAGTCAGCGTGCAGATGATGACGGGTGAAGCGGTGTACTAGGAATATTGCGGCGGCGCGGCGGTGTCAAGTCCGGGAAGCAGCCGGCGATTTTTCCCTGCGGAAGCGCGGGAGGTCGCCCGTAGAATCAGTCCGCCGAAGGGCAGGAGGGACCATGGCAAAGAAAGCAATGAAGACGCCGCTGACGCGGGCGGCGGTGCAGATCGGGACGGCGCTGGGGAAGGCGACGCGGGCGGCGCGCGAGGTGGGGAAGGTGACGCCGCAGACGCGCAAGGACCTGAACCAGATGAAGAAGTCGCTGAAGTCGCTGGTGCGCGAGGTGGAGCGCGCGACGAACCGGGTGAAGAAAGCGTTGCGATAGCTAGCTGGGGAAGTGGAAGTGGACGTCGTGCTTGGAGGCGATGGGCACGCCGTTGCGGGTGGCGGGGCGGAAGCGCCAGTCGCGGAGGAGCGCGAGCACGCGCTCGTCGATGCCGTAGCCGATGCCCTGGAGCAGGCGCTGCTCGATGACGGAGCCGTGCTCGTCGATGGTGACCTCGACGATGACGTCGCCGTGCACGCCATCGGGAAGCTGGTCGCGCGCGATGCGCAGGTCGGGGAAGACGACCGGAAGAGCCGGCTTGATCTCCTCGCCGTAGCTGAGGCCGTAGTAGCTGGTGCCGTAGGGGGAGCCCGGCTCGCGGGTGCCGCTCGGGTCCTTCACGTCGAGGGCGTTGGTGCGCTTCTGGAGGCGGCCGCCGGCGTGGTCCTCGGCGGGCTTGGGGAGGACGAGCTGCGCGGTGCGTCCGACGGTGCGCGCGTTGAGGTCGGGCGGCGCGAGGAGCGTGACCGAGGCGACCGCGCCGGCGTTCCCGCCCTGGCCCCTGGCAACCGGGCGCGGGGTGATGAACAGGGGCGCGACCGGCCAGGCGAGCGCGGCGAGAAGCGCGGCGTGCGCGAGCGCGGAGCAGGCGAGCGACGAGATGCGGCGGCGATGTCTGCCGCCCTGCGTGCCCGCCAGCGTGATCCACTCACGCCGGTCCTGTTCCCCGAAAAAGCCCATGCTTGCCTGTTCGACGCGCGACGCGCGCTGGGGTCATCGTACCGCGAAACGGGCGGCGCCGGGGGCTAGGAGCGCGGGTTGCGCTCCCAGATGCCGAGCACCAGCCGCCACATGTCGATCTCGATCTCGAACTGGTGCTTCACGGCGCTGTAGCCCGAGGGCAGCATGGCGAGGTTCGCCTGAAGCTGCTGCAGGTAAGAGCGCATCTTCTCGAGGTCGTCGGGGGTGACGGCCGGTCCGTCCGGAGCAGCAGGCTTCTGGGACTGCGGCCCGGAACTGGGGCGCGCCTGGGAAAGTAGTGGCGCGGTCAGCAGCAGAGCGGCGAGCGGGAGCGCTTCCCTGCGTTCCATAAGGGCTCCTTGGATGTCAGCGGCTGTTGCGTTGGGCCGCTGCCGCGGCCTTTGCCTTCTTTTCCTCGGCATGGCGCTGGCGGATGCGAGCGGCGGCGGCGGAAAGGGAGGCCATGCGCTGCCTCATCTTGGCGTTCCTGCGGTCGCGCAGATTCTGGCGCGCGTGGTCCCCGTTGATCTTCGACATGAGTGGCTCCTGAGTTGAACGGATAAAAAAATGGTCGGGACGGGCAGATTTGAACTGCCGACCCCTCGCACCCCAAGCGAGTGCTCTACCAGGCTGAGCCACGTCCCGACACAGGAAATGAGGCACCGCGGAGCGCGGTGCCGGGGTACCACTTATTTTACACGAGCCGGCGCGGCGGTCCGCGCGCGGTGGAGTTTCTGAAGCAGGGCGAATCGCGCCGTGAGTCACCGACATCACTTTCGGTGGTGACGGTACTCACGGACCGCTGATATCCCGCTGAGGCAGACTTTCCCGACGTCTCCGGATCCGGCACGGCACATGAAGATCCTGCTCCTCCAGCCACCGAAGGCCCCACTCACCATCGGAGGAGAGGATGTCTTCGTCTATGAGCCGCTGGCGCTGGAGTATGTGGCAGCGGGAGTGGCTGCCGATCACGATGTGCGCATCCTCGACATGCGGTTCGGCCAGGACTTGCAGCCGGTCCTCGAGGAGTTCCGTCCCGATATCGTCGGCCTGACGGCCTATACCGTGCACGTGAACGTCGTCCGGAGGCTGTGCGACACGATCAAGAGATGGTGCCCTGAGGTTCTTACGGTCGTCGGCGGACACCACGCCACGATCCTGCCGCAGGACTTTGCCTCTCCGTCCATCGACGTCGTGGTGATCGGGGAAGGGGTGTTCACCTTCCGCGAGCTCGTGTCGCAGTGGGAGACGCGGGGCGAGCTCAGCAGGATCCGCGGACTCGCATTCGCAACGGAGAACGGGATGGTCACGACCGAGCCGCGCCCTGCGCTGGAGCTCGACGAATTCCCCTTCCCCGCCCGGTCCCTGACGGCGCAGCACCGATCCAACTACTACAGCGAGTGGATGCGTCCGCTGGCGTCGATGCGGACGTCGAAGGGGTGCCCGTACCGGTGCAGCTTCTGTGCGCTGTGGAAGCTTGCCGGCGGCCGCTACTTCCGGCGTGCGCCGGAGAAGGTCGTGGAGGAACTGGCCGGGATCGAGGAACCGTTCGTCTTCTTTGCAGACGATGAATCGCTGGTGGACGCGGAACGGATGAAAAGGCTCACCGACCTGATCCGGGCCGCGGGGATCAAGAAGCGGTACTTCCTCTACGGCCGCTCCGACACCATCGCTCGCCATCCCGACCTGCTGGAGCGGTGGC
This window harbors:
- a CDS encoding energy transducer TonB; this translates as MGFFGEQDRREWITLAGTQGGRHRRRISSLACSALAHAALLAALAWPVAPLFITPRPVARGQGGNAGAVASVTLLAPPDLNARTVGRTAQLVLPKPAEDHAGGRLQKRTNALDVKDPSGTREPGSPYGTSYYGLSYGEEIKPALPVVFPDLRIARDQLPDGVHGDVIVEVTIDEHGSVIEQRLLQGIGYGIDERVLALLRDWRFRPATRNGVPIASKHDVHFHFPS
- a CDS encoding radical SAM protein, which encodes MKILLLQPPKAPLTIGGEDVFVYEPLALEYVAAGVAADHDVRILDMRFGQDLQPVLEEFRPDIVGLTAYTVHVNVVRRLCDTIKRWCPEVLTVVGGHHATILPQDFASPSIDVVVIGEGVFTFRELVSQWETRGELSRIRGLAFATENGMVTTEPRPALELDEFPFPARSLTAQHRSNYYSEWMRPLASMRTSKGCPYRCSFCALWKLAGGRYFRRAPEKVVEELAGIEEPFVFFADDESLVDAERMKRLTDLIRAAGIKKRYFLYGRSDTIARHPDLLERWREVGLERVFVGFEFFREEDLLYIRKGSKAADNEAAARVLNDLGIEVYASFIVRPEFQREDFAAFAPYCRRLGLRFATFAVLTPLPGTDLYAETQDRLITRNYDLFDFIHTLLPTALPLDEFYEQYFRLYRTAIPLTRQLAVWRKFRWKDIPRVLSQSRHVLNRARHAYEDYGTTAATRT